The DNA sequence GCCTACGCAGAGTGCGATGGCCTATGTGGTACTCCAGCATCTATCACCTGACTTCAAAAGCATGATGAGCGAGTTGCTTGCCCGAGACACGAGTATGAGAATCATTGTGGCGGAAGACGGTATCCGCGTTGAAGCCAATGTAATCTACCTACTCCCTCCGAAGAAGCAAATGATACTGGCAGACGGGTGTCTGCATCTCAGTGAAAAAGATGTTTCGCGAGGGCTGAATCTTCCCATCGATCACTTTTTGGTATCGCTCGCACGTGAGATGGGGGAGTATGCAATTGCCTTGATCCTCTCGGGGAGTGGAACCGATGGGACGAAGGGAGCCCAGGAAATCTCCCGTCATGGTGGATTGGTGATTAGCGAAAGTCTCGACACCGCCAAGTTCGATGGTATGCCTGCGAGCGCACAGGCCTCGGGTACGGTTGATCTCGTACTTTCGCCGCCCGATATGGGGGATGCCTTGTTGCGCTACTGCGAAGATCCCGATACTTTTCCGAGTGTAAGACAGGATCGAATTGAGTCAGATTCCCCATTAAAAGGAATCGATTCGATCATTCAAACGTTCCGGAAAGTGTATGATATCGATTTTTCGTCTTACAAGGACACTACGGTCAAGCGACGTATCCAACGTCGGCTCGACATGGCACATGTAAATAATTTCGATCAATATGCGGAGGTTTTACAAAAAAATCCAGAAGAGCTTCATCGCCTCTATAGCGATCTGCTGATTGGCGTTACGCAATTCTTTCGCGATCCAGAGATCTTCGATTACGTAACCAGAGAGATACTGCCTGGTGTGCTTAAACGTCGCAAGAAAAATGAGCCAATACGAGTCTGGGTCGCGGGTTGCGCAACTGGAGAAGAAGCGTACTCGGTGGCAATCGCTTTGCAAGAGGCGATGCTGTGTACAGAAGAGCCTCGACCACTCAAGCTATTCGCTACTGATGTCCATAAACGCTCCATTGAGCATGCCAGTCGCGGAATATTTAGAGACGATGTACTAAAAGGGGTAACCCCGGAATTATTGGAACGATATTTCACCAGACGGACCGATGGTTTTCAAATACGCTCCGAAATCAGACAGATGATCGTCTTCGCGCCACATAATGTGCTTCGTGATGCTCCTTTTACCGACCTCGATTTTGTCTCCTGCCGGAATTTGTTGATCTATTTCCGTCCGTCTGCTCAAAGGCGTGCAATTTCTCTCTTCCATTATGGCTTGCGTTTGGAAGGCATCCTGCTGCTCGGAGGAAGTGAATCGACAGGTGAATTAGCAAATGAATTCGATACGATCAGTGAGCGATATCGCATCTACCGCAAACGACGCGACGTAAGGCTGACACACAACTTGCGATCCCCACTGACTTCGGCGGACTCGGTGCACCGTGGACTTCTCACGCACCCACTACCTGTCACAGGAGTCAATCGTACACGACAGCTTCACGACGAACTTCTTGACCTGTACATGCCCCCCAGTATATTGATCGATACTTCGCGATCGGTAATTGACACATTTTCCGGGGCAGAAAAACTGCTTCGATTTCCCAGTCGAAAGCCATCCCTGGACGTCTTAGACTTGGTCGATCGAGAAATTCGCACCACACTCTCTGGCGCAATTGGGCGGGCTATCAAAAACCAGGCTGAAGTCCGTTTTGGAAAATTAGCGATTCAAAATGAAGATGAAACGAAACTCTTTAACATGACAGTCCGCCCGCTTGCGGGCAAGGCCGAAGACATCTACTATCTGATCACTTTCGAGCCCGTCACCAATGCATCATCAGAACAGGTCGGGAGCAATCTACAAGCCGATCTCCCGTCCAAGGCATCCTCTCTCTCGAACGCGGGCATTGAAAGCCTACTTGATGCGTCACGCACTCAAATCAGGCAGCTTGAGGACGACCTCCGCTATTCGCGTGAGAACCTGCAAGCGACGGTCGAAGAACTGGAAACAAGCAACGAGGAACTCCAGGCCACTAATGAAGAACTGATTGCATCTAATGAAGAATTACAGAGCACCAACGAGGAACTCCACTCGCTCAACGAAGAACTTTACAGTGTAAACTCGGAGCACCAACTCAAAATTGAAGAATTGGCTGAGTTGAATCGAGATATGAATCATCTCTTGGAAAACACCGATGTTGCGACGGTCTTTCTTGACAGTGATTTGAAGATTCGAAGATTTACCTCTCGTGTCAGAGAAGTCTTCGAATTGATTGACGAAGATATTGGTCGCTCGATTCATGTGTTCGGGTCGAAGCTTCGTATCGATGATCTCGTTCAGCGGCTTAAAGATGTTTTGCAGAAAGGCGAAGCATATGAGCGGGAAGTTCGAGGAGCCGATGGGACGAGTTACTTGATGCGACTTTTACCTTATCGACCCGATGACCTGGTGAGTGGTGTTGTAATGATGTGGGTCGATGTCTCCTCTCTGGAAATGCTGAGGGGACGCTTGAGGTGGCTTTCGGCAATCGTGGAATCAACCAATGATGCCATTATAGGCCAAGACCTTAGTGGGATTATCACAAGCTGGAACCGCGGTGCCGAGCAACTTTACGGCTATACTGCTGCCGAGATTCTCGGAAAAAAGATCGATATCCTGATCCCCACAGACAGAGCATATGAGGTTGCTGAGTATCGCGATCGCATCTTACGCGGCGAAACGATACTCACCGTAGACACCGTACGTTTGGGCCGCGACCGTAATCCGATCGATGTATCTCTAACCGTATCACCGGTGTTTAACTCGGAAAATCAAGTGATTGGCATCTCTAAAATCGCCCGGGATATTGGAGAGCGAATCCGGATGGAGCAGGAAATCCGCAATCAAGTCCGCCGACGCGAGAGATTCCTGGCGATGCTCTCTCACGAATTACGCAATCCTCTCAATGTTATAAGCAATGCAACCGCAATCTTATCGAATGAAAACGCGGATGAGCAGACGAAAGTTTCTACCATTGTCACAATGAAAAGGCAGATTCGGATGATTACTCATTTACTCGCGGATCTGCTCGATGTGGCCAGGATCGCCGAAGACCGCATCTCGCTCGAATTTCAGCCTCTGGATCTTCGCGATCTGGTACCCGCAGTGAAGGAGGTAGTCCAATCCGAATTGGAACGGCATAACTGCGCGGTCGAGTTTGAATTCCCGGATCATGCGATCCTTGTTAATGGCGATCCAACAAGGCTGATTCAAATCCAGGTCAATCTGATTCATAACGCCGCGAAGTACTCTGGTACAACTGAAGCGATTCGGGTAAAGATGGATACTGACGAATCGACTGTCTCTCTCTCCGTGATCGATCAAGGGAGGGGGATTCCAAAAGAAAGTCTGGAAACGATCTTCGAACCCTTTGCACAATTGGATTATTCCAGCTCAATGAGTGATGGTGGACTTGGAGTCGGTCTCACTCTGGCAAAATCTTTAGTTGAACTGCATGGAGGTTCAATCCACGCCATAAGCAAAGGCGAATGGCAAGGTAGCTCATTTCATATTTCATTACCAAAATTTGATTTGGAGGAGGATACGCTCCCCGGTTTTCCATTAAACCCGGAGCAAGAACAGTCAGTAGCTCTCCCTGCCACCAAACTCACAATCTGTGTTGTGGAAGACATAGAAGCTAACCGCGACATGATGAAAACCCTGCTCGAACTTGATGGCCATCTGGTCTCGACGGTGAATGATGGTATCTCGGGGATCGACGTTTTGACTAATCAGCGATTCGATCTGGCTTTCGTAGATATTGGGCTTCCCGATATCAGCGGTTACGAGGTAGCCACTCGAGTCCGTGAAAAATTTGCATCTGAGCAATTAAAATTGATAGCTCTTACGGGCTATGGGCAACCCCGGGACATTCAAGATGCCATCGATGCGGGTTTCGATGACCATTTTCTGAAACCAATCGATCCGGAAAAGTTGACACGACTTTGTGCCTCTCACAATCGACGAAACTCAGGCACGAATCCAGAAGCTTAATGGTAGGGGCCAGTAGAGTGATATGTTCCGTAGCGACTTGCGAATGCGCGTCAAAAAAAACGTGGCAGGGTTCTTGCAACATACAACAAGCAAGTTGAGTCAAACAATAGCCTGAACAGGGCCTGATCAACACTTCTTTACCTGCCAAACTCGTTTATGGCTGCAAGCATCCGGTGAGTCGGTCCGGATCAAAAGGCTTGGAAAACCACTCATCCACGCCAGTATTATCACCGGTCACCAGTGAATCGTCTCGGTCTTCACCACTCACCACGACAATTTTTGTCTCTTTAGAAGAAGACATTTTTCGAATAGCCTTAGCCACTTCGCTCCCCCGCATACGTGGCATTCGCATATCCAAGACGACCAGATCAACAGTGTGCTTGCTCAGAAACTCCAGGGCTTCCACGCCGTCTCGGGCTTCGTTGATAAGAAAACC is a window from the Gimesia benthica genome containing:
- a CDS encoding CheR family methyltransferase gives rise to the protein MIDENTKPIDDSDLTDGGKPPTYIVGIGASAGGLESLEKLFRSMPTQSAMAYVVLQHLSPDFKSMMSELLARDTSMRIIVAEDGIRVEANVIYLLPPKKQMILADGCLHLSEKDVSRGLNLPIDHFLVSLAREMGEYAIALILSGSGTDGTKGAQEISRHGGLVISESLDTAKFDGMPASAQASGTVDLVLSPPDMGDALLRYCEDPDTFPSVRQDRIESDSPLKGIDSIIQTFRKVYDIDFSSYKDTTVKRRIQRRLDMAHVNNFDQYAEVLQKNPEELHRLYSDLLIGVTQFFRDPEIFDYVTREILPGVLKRRKKNEPIRVWVAGCATGEEAYSVAIALQEAMLCTEEPRPLKLFATDVHKRSIEHASRGIFRDDVLKGVTPELLERYFTRRTDGFQIRSEIRQMIVFAPHNVLRDAPFTDLDFVSCRNLLIYFRPSAQRRAISLFHYGLRLEGILLLGGSESTGELANEFDTISERYRIYRKRRDVRLTHNLRSPLTSADSVHRGLLTHPLPVTGVNRTRQLHDELLDLYMPPSILIDTSRSVIDTFSGAEKLLRFPSRKPSLDVLDLVDREIRTTLSGAIGRAIKNQAEVRFGKLAIQNEDETKLFNMTVRPLAGKAEDIYYLITFEPVTNASSEQVGSNLQADLPSKASSLSNAGIESLLDASRTQIRQLEDDLRYSRENLQATVEELETSNEELQATNEELIASNEELQSTNEELHSLNEELYSVNSEHQLKIEELAELNRDMNHLLENTDVATVFLDSDLKIRRFTSRVREVFELIDEDIGRSIHVFGSKLRIDDLVQRLKDVLQKGEAYEREVRGADGTSYLMRLLPYRPDDLVSGVVMMWVDVSSLEMLRGRLRWLSAIVESTNDAIIGQDLSGIITSWNRGAEQLYGYTAAEILGKKIDILIPTDRAYEVAEYRDRILRGETILTVDTVRLGRDRNPIDVSLTVSPVFNSENQVIGISKIARDIGERIRMEQEIRNQVRRRERFLAMLSHELRNPLNVISNATAILSNENADEQTKVSTIVTMKRQIRMITHLLADLLDVARIAEDRISLEFQPLDLRDLVPAVKEVVQSELERHNCAVEFEFPDHAILVNGDPTRLIQIQVNLIHNAAKYSGTTEAIRVKMDTDESTVSLSVIDQGRGIPKESLETIFEPFAQLDYSSSMSDGGLGVGLTLAKSLVELHGGSIHAISKGEWQGSSFHISLPKFDLEEDTLPGFPLNPEQEQSVALPATKLTICVVEDIEANRDMMKTLLELDGHLVSTVNDGISGIDVLTNQRFDLAFVDIGLPDISGYEVATRVREKFASEQLKLIALTGYGQPRDIQDAIDAGFDDHFLKPIDPEKLTRLCASHNRRNSGTNPEA